A part of Candidatus Bathyanammoxibius amoris genomic DNA contains:
- a CDS encoding XRE family transcriptional regulator: MDIGDKIKKRRKELDLSQDQLAKKLSEMGLEMEQVTISRIEGSARRVVAEELEFFSAALQLTTEYLSNSKKDWPPSNGDRLPKAPPEVPGKIPLRQPETIGEGDTIPIISYVSAGETEVAYGDAGYPAGEGIDRMARPEGVTDPHAYGLIVKGNSMLPTMPEGTVVVVSTRIKPKEGQVVICREKLQGKVYIKLLKRLDNVVVLESTNLQDHDPLVFQREDIYFMHPVVCWNTTKIKE; this comes from the coding sequence ATGGATATAGGGGATAAGATTAAGAAACGACGGAAAGAGCTCGATTTGAGTCAGGACCAATTAGCCAAAAAACTTAGTGAGATGGGCCTTGAGATGGAACAAGTTACCATATCCAGAATAGAGGGTAGTGCAAGGAGGGTCGTTGCGGAAGAGCTTGAATTTTTTAGTGCGGCCCTACAACTTACTACAGAATATTTATCTAATAGTAAAAAAGACTGGCCTCCTTCCAACGGTGACCGCCTTCCAAAAGCTCCTCCAGAGGTCCCTGGCAAGATTCCACTCAGGCAGCCGGAGACAATCGGCGAAGGGGATACCATACCCATTATCAGTTACGTAAGCGCAGGAGAGACAGAGGTAGCCTACGGCGACGCCGGGTATCCTGCTGGGGAAGGTATCGACCGGATGGCACGCCCAGAAGGTGTAACGGACCCGCACGCTTACGGATTGATCGTCAAGGGTAATTCCATGCTACCTACGATGCCAGAAGGAACAGTGGTTGTAGTCTCCACGCGGATAAAACCGAAGGAAGGTCAAGTGGTAATTTGCAGGGAGAAATTGCAAGGCAAGGTTTACATTAAACTTTTAAAACGTCTCGATAATGTGGTGGTCCTTGAATCCACAAATTTACAAGACCATGACCCACTGGTATTTCAGAGAGAAGATATATATTTCATGCACCCGGTTGTGTGCTGGAATACCACAAAAATTAAGGAATAG